The DNA window CGTCAGCATTTTGTGCCACTTTATGTGCAACAACGGTTCCAACACCGCCGGCACCAATAATTAGAACTCTACCCATTTAAGTGTAATTTAATTGTTTTAACATTGATAACTCGGCAAAGATAAATAAATTAATTGAGGTGGGGAATAATCTTATAATATTTATGTAGCTGTAATAATGGAACTTTTCTGTGTTTTTGAAGACTATTTACCCATTCCGCCATTTTTGGCAATTATCCATATAATTATGGGTGCTCCAAAGAGTGCGGTAACTGAATTAATAGGCAATGTTCCCTGACTGCCGGGCATTTGTGAAATAAGGTCGCACACGAGCATAATGCTACTTCCGCAAAGAATGGAAGCGGGAATAATCATCTTATGATCGGATGTGTGAAAAATGCCCCGGGCAATATGTGGAATGGTTACGCCGATAAAGGCAATTGGTCCGGTAAAGGCGGTAGATGTTCCTGCCAATAGGGCAGTAGCCAGAATAATCCACAAGCGAGTGCGGGAAACAGATACTCCTAGTCCGGTGGCATACTTTTCGCCCAGCAATAAAACATTGAGCTTTTTCTGCATAATGAAGGCCAATAGTGTACCTACGATTATAATTGGTGCCATGATTGACATATAATCCCAGCTCACAGCCGAAAGACTTCCAAAAGTCCAAGAAATGAATAGCTTCAAAGTATCCGGATTACTGGTGCTTTGCAGAATGCTGACAATGGCTCCGGCAAAGTTGCCGAACATCATTCCTATAATTAATAAAGATATAGTCTGCGGAACTTTCACAGATACAATAATAATCAGTAACAATACCCCAACAGCTCCCAGAATAGCAGCGGTAACCTGTCCCCATCCTGCAATTACAAACCAGGGAAGTGATGAGGCTCCCAAAGTGAGCAAGGCTACTCCCAGACTAGCTCCCGAAGTAACACCCAGTACATCCGGTCCGGCAAGCGGATTGCGGAATAGAGTCTGCATCAGCACACCTGCCACGGACAGCGCCGCACCTGTAAGAATGGCAGTAAGGGCTTTAGGCAGGCGATAATTGATAATTATTTCTCGATATAAATCGTCTCCGCCACTTCCTATAAGTGAAGACCACACATCTTTTAGCGAAAGGTTTACACTTCCAAAAGCTATGTCACAGGTAAATGCAACAAAGAAAAGGAGTATCAGTAATAGAAATCTTGTTCTCATTTCAGCTTTTGCATGTAAGTGAATTCATAATTGGGCAGCAGTTCAGGGTGAAGCGCTTTTATCATGTCACTAAGAATGAGGTAGGGGCGGGCGACGGCACTTTCCCAATAGTCATTACCTCCGGTGGCATTCATCCGTTTATTGTAATTATATACATTTCCCTCTTTGTATGCTTTGAATAGCTTGTATTTAGCATCTATTTTACCTAGTTCGTCCAATGAGTTAGCCTGAGAGCCTACCCACACATCTGCCTTGCTGAAATTAATCAAAGCCGATTCTATATTGGAAGAGATGCTGCCGCTGGTGGTATCATTCTCATAGAAATATGAGCCCCCGGCATCGCGGAACATCTTTGCATTAAAACTTCTTCCGGCCGGCATTGTCCATGTACCGCGGAAGTCTTGTCCGGATACCAAGGTAGGGCGATCTTTTACTTTCTGAGCCAATGCAGATACATCTTTATATCTTTTCTCCACATCATTGAACAGACTGTCTGCCAAGTCCGATTTATCGAAGAACGCTCCTATAAATTTAATCCATTCTGCGCGTGCCAGTAAGGAAGTTTCCTGCCATTCAATATTATAGATAACCGACAGACCACTTTGGGTAAGCCTTTTGGAATTCTCATCTTCTGCATTGTAAGCCGAAGTCATTACCGCTTGCGGATGGAGCACGAGGAGATTCTCAATATCCAGATTGAAAGCATCTCCCAAATCCTTTACTCTGCCTTCTTTAACTCCCTTCAATATCTCCGGATTATAAACCCATGCAGCACTGCATACCCCGGTCACTTTGTTGAGTTCGCCCAGCATTTGCAGAAATTCAAAGTAAGTTGCCGAATTGGCAACCAGCGATTTCAGAGGAATCTGAATCTTTTTCCCATCCTGAGGAACACTTGTCTTTGTATCTTTTACCAGATAATATCTGGCATATATTTCTCCTTTTTTCCAGGGATTTAAGACTGTTACGCAAGTATAACTGTCCGTTTTTCCAATGGAAAAGCCTTCTGCGTACTTTATTTTAAGAGGTTCTCCTGCTGCCTCGCTTTTATTTTTTTGTTTATTGGTGCAACCAGTAAAAAGTATCAGTGTAAAAAGAAGTATATAATGTAGATGTTTCATCGGTTTATTGTTTTACTCAGACAAAGGTAATAAAATGCAGAAAGAAAGAAGTTATTTGGCTATCTTTTCTTTCCAGGAACCTAAGCTGATATACTGAGGCGGATAAACAAATGATATTATATATGTATTAATTTAGCAGTACGGCTAATTTTGAAATAGTCTAGATTAAATATTAAAAAGGCCTAGTGTTAATTATAAAAAGGTGTACTGCTATTTAAGAGTATGTTTCGAGTAATTGATCTAGCTTACCTTATATTCATGCTAAGCACCGGAGAATGCTTTTCCTGTCAATTAAATGACGCACTCTGACATAACGGCAGTAATTCTGTCAGAATCCCCAATGAAATAGCAAACATAACTGTCATGCTATAAAAGTTTCTATAAGATTTTTGTTTTTGGCACGACGTTTGTTTCTTAATTGGCGTATGCTTGCTTCAGGTACGAAAACAAAGTTAGAAAGCAATCTACAATATTAAATAGAATAATAATTAAAAAACAAAATATCAATCATGGGAAAAATTATTGGAATTGACTTAGGAACAACAAATTCTTGTGTTTCTGTATTCGAAGGAAACGAGCCTGTAGT is part of the uncultured Bacteroides sp. genome and encodes:
- a CDS encoding ABC transporter substrate-binding protein encodes the protein MKHLHYILLFTLILFTGCTNKQKNKSEAAGEPLKIKYAEGFSIGKTDSYTCVTVLNPWKKGEIYARYYLVKDTKTSVPQDGKKIQIPLKSLVANSATYFEFLQMLGELNKVTGVCSAAWVYNPEILKGVKEGRVKDLGDAFNLDIENLLVLHPQAVMTSAYNAEDENSKRLTQSGLSVIYNIEWQETSLLARAEWIKFIGAFFDKSDLADSLFNDVEKRYKDVSALAQKVKDRPTLVSGQDFRGTWTMPAGRSFNAKMFRDAGGSYFYENDTTSGSISSNIESALINFSKADVWVGSQANSLDELGKIDAKYKLFKAYKEGNVYNYNKRMNATGGNDYWESAVARPYLILSDMIKALHPELLPNYEFTYMQKLK
- a CDS encoding iron ABC transporter permease; translation: MRTRFLLLILLFFVAFTCDIAFGSVNLSLKDVWSSLIGSGGDDLYREIIINYRLPKALTAILTGAALSVAGVLMQTLFRNPLAGPDVLGVTSGASLGVALLTLGASSLPWFVIAGWGQVTAAILGAVGVLLLIIIVSVKVPQTISLLIIGMMFGNFAGAIVSILQSTSNPDTLKLFISWTFGSLSAVSWDYMSIMAPIIIVGTLLAFIMQKKLNVLLLGEKYATGLGVSVSRTRLWIILATALLAGTSTAFTGPIAFIGVTIPHIARGIFHTSDHKMIIPASILCGSSIMLVCDLISQMPGSQGTLPINSVTALFGAPIIIWIIAKNGGMGK